TTACAAGTATACCtacagatataatattaactcgCATGGAATTTTATAAAGGGAAGCCATTAAAACTACATACTATATCGACGCCTACAAGCCTTGAACATGAGTTGCATAATGATGAAACTGAAGATACCAATGAGAAGGCCATACCTGAGCCTGTTCCTTTGAGTACCCCAGAGCATTCCTCTGATATATCAGACAAAAGTAATGAGGTAATCGGTGATCAAAATGGTGTTGCGACAAATATTGATCTAAACACTGAAGTAGAGAAAATGAGTTCAACAACAGAAGTAAAGTCTGAtagtgaaaatttaaaattaaccgAAGACAACCATGAGAAAGAAGTATCTCTTGACGAGAAAACTGCTTCGGGGACggaaataaatacaagctCAGGAGATACAAAAGTAGATGATAAAGAAAGTTCTCAAATCGAGGAAACCAGTCCGGAAGCAGAAATCAAATCAGATTCAGAAGAGATCAAGGTTCCAGAATCAAATCACGAAAAAGAAACATCTCCAGAAACAAGTTTAGAAATAAAGGGAAAGTCagaagatttaaaattaaatacagaaaataatgaagaaggaaatttaaaagtagAGGATATAAATTCAACAATAGACGGTAAACCAGACGATGCAAAATTGTCTGAAGAACATCATGAAGTTGAGAAGGAAACTACCGAACAAAAGTCTCTTAATGAACATTCTGAATCAGGGGTTATAGAAAACAGAGATGTAGAAACGGAAGCGACACAggatattaacaaaaatgtagAATTAGTTGCCCCACTTAATTCAGATGATCTTAGTTCAAAGTCCACCATAGAAGTTGCACAGACCGTAAAGCCTGTAGAAACGCCATCATTTCCAGTTAGCCCATTACCGGTACCAGTATATATTCCTTTCTATACAGAAATAAGAAACCCGCAACCAATTGAGCCAGTTGTAAACATACCACCAGAAATTCCAGCAGAAATTCATGAAGTAGTTAGTGTTGTTCCACCAGTAGTGGTTATAAccgaaaaaaaagttattttaccCCCACCGCCACCGCCTCCTGTTCAAACTGTTGAAACGGTGATAGAAACTGAACAAAGGCCAAGTCTGTTTTCAAGAGGTTCACGTTTTATGCTCAATATTAGTTCTcgtattcttaaaaaattattacgctTTGTATCAAGTGCCCGTTCTCGACTACATCTTGGTCCAGCTGAAGAATAATTaggtgttatttttaaaatatgttgtgttataaaataatatttattaaattatgattaactactgaacagatgtttttatctatgattcaattatttattgaactgTTTGTGGTGTTACactatttaacataaaaataggtataactattttttaacaaaaaaagaacCGATGTCAAATCACTCAAAagcgataaataaatttatataatcttatatctttaaacgagcaattcttgtatacatgtatataaatatacttatatatatataattggaatcctggaatcggctccaacaattttcatgaaattt
The Zerene cesonia ecotype Mississippi chromosome 14, Zerene_cesonia_1.1, whole genome shotgun sequence DNA segment above includes these coding regions:
- the LOC119831912 gene encoding protein eyes shut-like; its protein translation is MNQLIKVIVFFLVVYQSHEVNSKKYFKILTIEKEPGHEHEVLLYHYKPISFIKETITPFGTFSYRHSVEKRDLHKRRTREIEDLIEIPNVAIKEELKPILDEKVAFTSIPTDIILTRMEFYKGKPLKLHTISTPTSLEHELHNDETEDTNEKAIPEPVPLSTPEHSSDISDKSNEVIGDQNGVATNIDLNTEVEKMSSTTEVKSDSENLKLTEDNHEKEVSLDEKTASGTEINTSSGDTKVDDKESSQIEETSPEAEIKSDSEEIKVPESNHEKETSPETNGKPDDAKLSEEHHEVEKETTEQKSLNEHSESGVIENRDVETEATQDINKNVELVAPLNSDDLSSKSTIEVAQTVKPVETPSFPVSPLPVPVYIPFYTEIRNPQPIEPVVNIPPEIPAEIHEVVSVVPPVVVITEKKVILPPPPPPPVQTVETVIETEQRPSLFSRGSRFMLNISSRILKKLLRFVSSARSRLHLGPAEE